Proteins from a single region of Rhodovibrio salinarum DSM 9154:
- a CDS encoding ABC transporter ATP-binding protein gives MRLSLDGVSHAYGATEVVRDVSLTAGDGEIVCLIGPSGCGKSTLLRFMGGLERPNVGQVLQIGAPPADSLNPLTYVFQDFALLPWRSVEGNIRLGLEDKKIARREANALVDDVLARTRLTDFRHALPKQISGGMKQRVAIARALAVKPAIMLMDEPLSALDAQTRELLLDDFVRLWGRTPFTAVYVTHNLSEAVRVGHRVVVLSRRPGQIREVVEIDRPLDQRGLADPDLDQIQARLWALMRAEAMAADQELVDD, from the coding sequence ATGCGGCTTTCGCTGGACGGCGTCTCGCACGCCTACGGCGCCACCGAAGTGGTGCGCGACGTCTCCCTGACGGCAGGCGATGGGGAGATCGTCTGCCTGATCGGGCCCAGCGGCTGTGGCAAGTCGACCCTGCTGCGTTTCATGGGCGGCCTGGAACGTCCCAACGTGGGCCAAGTGCTGCAGATCGGCGCGCCGCCGGCGGACAGCCTCAATCCCCTGACCTACGTCTTCCAGGACTTCGCGCTGCTGCCCTGGCGGTCTGTCGAAGGCAACATCCGCCTCGGCCTCGAAGACAAGAAGATCGCCCGGCGCGAGGCGAACGCCCTGGTCGACGATGTGCTGGCCCGCACCCGTCTTACCGACTTCCGGCACGCGCTGCCCAAGCAGATCTCCGGCGGCATGAAGCAGCGCGTGGCGATCGCCCGGGCGCTCGCGGTCAAGCCGGCGATCATGCTGATGGACGAACCCTTGAGCGCGCTCGACGCGCAGACCCGCGAGCTGCTGCTGGACGACTTCGTGCGGCTGTGGGGTCGCACGCCGTTCACGGCCGTCTACGTCACCCACAACCTGAGCGAGGCGGTACGGGTCGGCCACCGGGTGGTGGTCCTGTCGCGCCGGCCCGGCCAGATCCGGGAGGTCGTCGAGATCGACCGGCCGCTCGACCAGCGCGGGCTGGCCGATCCCGACCTGGATCAGATCCAGGCGCGGCTGTGGGCGCTGATGCGCGCGGAAGCGATGGCCGCCGATCAGGAGCTGGTGGATGACTGA
- a CDS encoding ABC transporter substrate-binding protein, with protein sequence MIDLTRRRTLQGLGAAAGISALGLPGIARGANKATIAALRFTSHAPTFVAQERGYFKEAGLDVDLKFFQAAQPMAVAIASRDADYAVTAITGGLISLADKGAIRVIGGALEESKGVSGQKILASNKAFEAGLTDPSKLDGATYGMTQAGSSFHYMGTQIAAAEGADVSFKPLQKIGAVIGAIKTGQIDAWSIVPHIAEALASGGAVQIIGEVVDYLPNYQVTTAFTSPQNVTGDRAKTQAFIDAFAKGARDYNAALVDRSEGDDAAEAMVRLIHKYVYADRPYEKAAPAIRAGAMRISEGAALNMASIEDQLSWFTSEGLVPGSITLDKLVDTSFVETT encoded by the coding sequence ATGATCGACCTAACCCGCCGGCGCACGCTGCAGGGGCTGGGCGCGGCCGCAGGCATCTCGGCCCTGGGCCTGCCGGGGATCGCGCGCGGCGCGAACAAGGCCACGATCGCCGCGCTGCGCTTCACCAGCCACGCCCCCACCTTCGTTGCCCAGGAGCGGGGCTATTTCAAGGAGGCCGGGCTCGACGTCGACCTGAAGTTCTTCCAGGCCGCCCAGCCGATGGCCGTCGCGATCGCCTCGCGCGATGCGGACTACGCCGTGACCGCGATCACCGGCGGTCTGATCAGCCTGGCGGACAAGGGTGCAATTCGGGTGATCGGCGGCGCATTGGAGGAATCCAAGGGCGTTAGCGGGCAGAAGATCCTGGCCTCCAACAAGGCCTTCGAAGCCGGCTTGACCGATCCCAGCAAGCTGGACGGCGCGACCTACGGCATGACCCAGGCCGGTTCGTCGTTCCACTACATGGGCACGCAGATCGCCGCCGCGGAAGGCGCGGACGTTTCGTTCAAGCCGCTGCAGAAAATCGGCGCGGTCATCGGTGCGATCAAAACCGGGCAGATCGATGCCTGGTCGATCGTCCCACATATCGCCGAGGCGCTGGCCAGTGGCGGGGCGGTCCAGATCATCGGCGAGGTCGTCGACTACTTGCCCAACTATCAGGTGACCACCGCGTTCACCTCGCCGCAGAACGTGACCGGCGACCGCGCGAAGACGCAGGCGTTCATCGACGCCTTCGCCAAGGGTGCGCGCGACTACAACGCCGCACTGGTCGATCGCAGCGAAGGCGACGACGCGGCGGAGGCGATGGTCCGCCTGATCCACAAATACGTCTACGCCGACCGCCCCTACGAGAAGGCCGCGCCCGCCATCCGCGCCGGCGCGATGCGGATCAGCGAAGGCGCCGCCCTCAACATGGCCTCGATCGAGGATCAACTGTCCTGGTTCACCTCGGAAGGCTTGGTGCCGGGCAGCATCACGTTGGACAAGCTGGTCGACACCAGCTTTGTCGAAACGACCTGA
- a CDS encoding MBL fold metallo-hydrolase: MRLTVLGCGDAFGSGGRLNTCFQLDTHRADDGRDTRLLVDCGASAMISMHRFGTDPDSIDAVAVTHLHGDHFGGLPFLLLYLQFEAKRTRPLEIVGPPGIRQRVKDACTALFGSINCDWHFDLTFREWAEGVSMTLGGVAVTPRQVYHGEGITAFGLRITDGEKTFAYSGDTKWVDALPDLAEQADLFIVECYAFDRSLPTHTDYQTLKRHLDELSARRIALTHMSTCMLDRQDELRLEALDDGRVIEL, from the coding sequence ATGCGACTGACCGTCCTCGGCTGCGGCGACGCATTCGGCAGTGGTGGCCGCTTGAACACCTGCTTTCAGCTCGACACCCATCGCGCGGACGATGGGCGCGACACCCGCCTGCTGGTCGATTGCGGCGCCAGCGCGATGATCTCGATGCACCGTTTCGGAACCGATCCGGACAGCATCGACGCGGTCGCGGTCACCCATCTGCACGGCGACCACTTCGGCGGCCTGCCGTTCCTGCTGCTCTACCTGCAGTTCGAGGCAAAGCGCACCCGCCCGCTGGAGATCGTCGGCCCGCCGGGCATCCGGCAGCGCGTCAAGGACGCCTGCACCGCGCTGTTTGGCAGCATCAACTGCGACTGGCACTTCGACCTGACTTTCCGCGAATGGGCAGAGGGGGTGTCGATGACCCTGGGCGGCGTGGCCGTGACTCCGCGGCAAGTCTACCATGGCGAGGGGATAACGGCGTTCGGTCTGCGCATCACCGACGGGGAGAAGACCTTCGCCTACTCCGGCGACACCAAGTGGGTGGATGCCCTGCCTGATCTCGCCGAGCAGGCCGACCTGTTCATCGTGGAGTGCTACGCCTTCGACCGGTCGCTGCCGACCCACACCGACTACCAGACGCTCAAGCGGCATCTCGACGAGTTGAGCGCCCGCCGGATCGCGCTGACCCACATGTCGACGTGCATGCTGGACCGGCAGGACGAGCTGCGCCTGGAGGCGCTGGACGACGGCCGGGTCATCGAGCTGTAG
- the gluQRS gene encoding tRNA glutamyl-Q(34) synthetase GluQRS, with product MGTPRSEVTRFAPSPTGLLHLGHAYSAVTCARAAGPHGRFLLRIEDIDTARCRDTFEQAIFDDLAWLGLSWETPVMRQSTRMDAYARALTRLDDLGVIYPCFCSRKDIQAEAERLGAAPHGPLGTPYPGTCRDLSPTERDARIAAGTPYSLRLDHLRAHERVGHPQWTDRHHGTFQADLSAIGDVMLARKEVATSYHLAVVVDDAAQGITLVTRGEDLLPATPVHRVLQALLDLPVPEWAHHRLLDDDAGKRLAKRDDAVSLRAYREAGYSPAEVRALAGLPD from the coding sequence GTGGGAACGCCGCGAAGCGAGGTCACGCGTTTCGCCCCCTCGCCGACCGGCCTGTTGCATCTGGGCCACGCCTATTCCGCCGTGACGTGCGCGCGGGCCGCTGGACCACACGGACGTTTCCTGCTGCGGATCGAGGACATCGACACTGCCCGCTGTCGCGACACGTTCGAGCAGGCGATCTTCGACGACCTCGCCTGGCTCGGGCTGAGCTGGGAAACGCCGGTGATGCGCCAGAGTACGCGGATGGACGCCTACGCCCGCGCGCTTACCCGGCTGGACGACCTCGGCGTGATCTACCCCTGCTTCTGCTCGCGCAAGGACATCCAGGCGGAGGCCGAACGTCTCGGCGCGGCCCCGCACGGCCCGCTGGGAACACCCTACCCTGGCACCTGCCGCGATCTGTCCCCGACCGAACGCGATGCGCGGATCGCTGCCGGCACGCCCTATTCCCTGCGCCTCGACCACCTGCGCGCGCACGAACGGGTCGGCCATCCCCAGTGGACCGACCGGCACCACGGCACCTTCCAGGCGGACTTGAGCGCGATCGGCGACGTGATGCTGGCGCGTAAGGAGGTCGCGACCAGCTACCATCTGGCCGTCGTGGTCGACGACGCCGCGCAGGGGATCACGCTGGTCACCCGCGGGGAGGACCTGCTGCCGGCCACCCCGGTCCACCGCGTGCTGCAGGCGCTGTTGGACCTGCCGGTGCCGGAGTGGGCGCACCACCGCCTGCTCGACGACGACGCGGGCAAGCGCCTCGCCAAGCGCGACGACGCAGTATCGCTGCGCGCCTACCGCGAAGCGGGATACAGTCCGGCCGAGGTGCGCGCGCTCGCCGGCCTGCCGGATTAA